From the bacterium genome, the window ATGGGCGGCGTGCTGATCATCGGGGCCCTGCTCATCGCCTCGCTTGTCGTCGCCGGCGCGGCGGGGTGGTTGGACCTGGACCTCGTCGTCGGACTCGCCGCGATCGCGGTGTTCGCGGCGATCGGCGCCCTCGACGACGTGCTCGCGTTCGTCCGCGGCCGGAATTTGGGTCTTCGGGCCCGCGAGAAGTTCGCGCTGCAGATCCCCCCGGCGCTGCTGCTCGGCCTGTACGTGCTTCGGGCGCCGCACCTCGGCGGCACCTTTGCAATTCCCGGCACGGGGGTGCGCTGGGACCTCGGCTGGGGCTACCCGGTCGTCTGTCTCGTTCTGGTGGTCGGCATGGCGAACGCCGTCAACCTCACCGACGGCCTGGACGGCCTGGCCGCGGGGACGGTGGCGATCGGCGCCGCATCACTCGCGGCGCTCGCCGCCCGGGCGGGGGCGGGACCGGCGGCGGTGATCGCTTCGGCCACCGGCGGCGCGGCGCTCGGCTTTCTGTGGTACAACGCCTATCCGGCCGGCGTCTTCATGGGCGACGTCGGCTCGATCGGGCTCGGCGCGGCGCTCGCCGTGGCCGGGGTGCTGTCCAAACACGAGGTGGTGATGCTGGTCGTCGGCGGCGTCGCCGTCGCGGAGGCGCTCTCGGTGATGCTGCAGGTGGGCTGGTTTCGGGCGACCGGCGGGCGCCGGCTGTTTCGCATGAGCCCGATCCACCACCACTTCGAGTTGCGCGGCTGGACGGAGACGCAGACGGTCGTGCGGTTCTGGCTCTGCGGCGCTCTGCTGGCCGCCGTGGGCATGAGGCTCGCCCTGTGATCGCGGACGTCCTCGCGCGCCTGCGCGGGCGGCGCATCCACGTGGTCGGGCTGTCCGGCACGGAGGGCTCGACCGTCGTCGACTTTCTGCTGGCGCACGGGATCACCACCGTCACGGCGCACGATCTCGCCGCCGCCGCCGCCTTTCCCGAGGTCTTCCGCCGGACCCACGAGTGGATGCCGCCGGTCGAGCAGGAGGCCGCGCTCGCGCGCCTCACGCGCGCCCCGATCACGCGCTGCTTCGCCGACCGCTATCTCGAGGGCATCGACCGCGCGGAGATCGTCTACGTGAGCCAGGCGTGGTTCCGGCATCCCGAGAACGAGCCGGTCCGCCGGGTCCGGGATCGGGGCGTGCCGCTCAGCAGCATGACCGCCTTGTTTTTCGAGACCGTACCCTGCCCGATCGCCGGCGTGACCGGCACGAACGGCAAGTTTACCGTGGTGCGCCTCGCCGCGATGATGCTGGCCCGCAGCGGACGGCCGACGTTCGAAACCGGCAACGACCGCACGCACGTGCCGATTCTGTACCGGCTCGACGAGGTGACGCCCGACGCCGTGCTGGTCGTCGAGATCAGCAACCGGCAGCTCGTCGGGCTCGGGTACAGCCCGCATATCGCCGTCGTCACGAACGTCGCCGCCCATCACCTGGACGATCACGGCTCCTTTGCCGCGTACGCCGAAACGAAGCGCGCGATTCTCGCCCATCAGACGGCGCGGGACTGGGCGCTTCTCAACGCCGACGATCCGACGACGCGCGGCTTCGCCGCCGCCTCGCGCGGGCGGGTGCTCTTCTGGAGCCGCACCCGGCCGCTCGACGAGGGCGCGTACATCGCGGACGGCAAGATCGTGTTGCGTCTCGACCGACGCGAGGAGACGGTCGCCGACGCGCGTTTGGCGACGCCCGGCGGCCACACCCTCGAGAACGCCCTCGCCGCGGCGCTGACCGCCCGGGTCGCCGGCGCGGACGCCGGGGCGATCCGCGACGTGCTCCGTGAGTTCCGCGGTCTGCCGCACCGGCTCATGCTCGTCGCGGAGATCGGCGGGGTGCGCTACTACGAGGACTCGCTGGCGACGAATCCGGCGGCCGCCGCCGCGGCGGTGCGGGCCTTCGACCGGCCGATCGTGCTCCTGGCCGGCGGGATGCGCCGGAACGCGACGCCGCGCGATTTCGCCCCGGTCGCGGACGCGCTCCGGGCCCAGACGGTGCGCGGCATCGTGCTCTTC encodes:
- the mraY gene encoding phospho-N-acetylmuramoyl-pentapeptide-transferase; translation: MTSVPVVWILAAVLVIAGGRPVIAWLVRTGAVQRVRDDAVAHKMSHDPHAAARHAAKAGTPTMGGVLIIGALLIASLVVAGAAGWLDLDLVVGLAAIAVFAAIGALDDVLAFVRGRNLGLRAREKFALQIPPALLLGLYVLRAPHLGGTFAIPGTGVRWDLGWGYPVVCLVLVVGMANAVNLTDGLDGLAAGTVAIGAASLAALAARAGAGPAAVIASATGGAALGFLWYNAYPAGVFMGDVGSIGLGAALAVAGVLSKHEVVMLVVGGVAVAEALSVMLQVGWFRATGGRRLFRMSPIHHHFELRGWTETQTVVRFWLCGALLAAVGMRLAL
- the murD gene encoding UDP-N-acetylmuramoyl-L-alanine--D-glutamate ligase — protein: MIADVLARLRGRRIHVVGLSGTEGSTVVDFLLAHGITTVTAHDLAAAAAFPEVFRRTHEWMPPVEQEAALARLTRAPITRCFADRYLEGIDRAEIVYVSQAWFRHPENEPVRRVRDRGVPLSSMTALFFETVPCPIAGVTGTNGKFTVVRLAAMMLARSGRPTFETGNDRTHVPILYRLDEVTPDAVLVVEISNRQLVGLGYSPHIAVVTNVAAHHLDDHGSFAAYAETKRAILAHQTARDWALLNADDPTTRGFAAASRGRVLFWSRTRPLDEGAYIADGKIVLRLDRREETVADARLATPGGHTLENALAAALTARVAGADAGAIRDVLREFRGLPHRLMLVAEIGGVRYYEDSLATNPAAAAAAVRAFDRPIVLLAGGMRRNATPRDFAPVADALRAQTVRGIVLFGAMAPLLAEAAASAGVAAPVIRCRTLDDAVPAARALARPGDAVTLSPACESFDQYTDYRHRAEHYRTLVEALAREAAAWT